The Methanoregula boonei 6A8 genome has a window encoding:
- a CDS encoding polyphosphate kinase 2 family protein — MDVSGPRVRKYLRQFVADPTKKIRLKKYDTARVPRKELSAESDDEAKALLKDLLDKNRQELARAQDLLAASAQYSILIVLQGMDTSGKDGTIRHVMSGINPQGCAVHSFKVPGAEEHAHDFLWRYEKVLPERGMIGIFNRSYYEDVLVVHVHPDRMESLPAAIGPENAGFWEGRYKDINAFEKHLVRNGTVVLKFFLHISRDEQKRRLLDRLSHQEKFWKFSFTDIAERQYWDQYQVAYEEMLSATSTEYAPWFIVPADHKWVARTVVAEVIASAIEGLHLCYPVFPDEKIRQLEKAKAALERE, encoded by the coding sequence ATGGACGTCAGCGGACCGAGGGTCAGGAAATATCTCAGGCAGTTTGTTGCAGATCCCACAAAAAAGATCCGGCTTAAGAAGTACGATACTGCAAGGGTGCCAAGAAAGGAACTCAGCGCAGAAAGCGATGATGAGGCAAAGGCGCTGCTCAAGGACCTTCTGGACAAAAACCGCCAGGAACTGGCACGGGCGCAGGATCTCCTGGCCGCATCCGCCCAGTACAGCATCCTGATCGTGCTCCAGGGAATGGACACCTCGGGAAAAGACGGTACGATCCGGCACGTGATGTCAGGGATCAATCCCCAGGGCTGTGCAGTCCACTCGTTCAAGGTGCCCGGTGCTGAAGAGCACGCACACGATTTTCTCTGGCGGTACGAGAAAGTGCTGCCCGAACGCGGGATGATCGGCATCTTCAACCGCTCGTACTACGAGGACGTGCTCGTTGTCCATGTGCATCCCGACCGGATGGAATCGCTCCCCGCGGCAATCGGGCCGGAAAATGCCGGGTTCTGGGAGGGGAGATACAAGGACATCAATGCCTTTGAGAAGCACCTGGTCCGTAACGGCACGGTTGTTTTGAAATTCTTCCTTCACATCTCCAGAGACGAACAGAAGCGCCGGCTGCTGGACCGGCTCAGCCACCAGGAAAAATTCTGGAAGTTCTCCTTTACCGATATTGCAGAACGGCAGTACTGGGACCAGTACCAGGTGGCGTACGAAGAGATGCTCTCGGCAACCTCAACCGAATATGCCCCGTGGTTTATCGTTCCTGCGGACCACAAGTGGGTGGCCCGGACCGTGGTTGCCGAAGTGATCGCCTCGGCGATTGAGGGGCTCCACCTTTGCTACCCGGTCTTTCCCGATGAAAAAATCCGGCAGCTCGAAAAAGCAAAGGCGGCCCTGGAGCGGGAATAA
- a CDS encoding TMEM175 family protein → MESEEILSDTLISKNRLEALVDGVFAFAMTLLVVGLSVPTIPKAEAATELPAYVASMFPQFLSFLIAFFILASLWIVHHEHFHFLRSVDKIVLWLNILILIFVVLVPFSTNLSGDYPHVPIAPLIFHANMLILSTLFLIHWQYIIRQPALLTGPIHPDRILDAVMDRVPIIVAALVGMAVVLANGPISSMYMYLIFPLLMRIVMWYIHSRRAAKRASPA, encoded by the coding sequence ATGGAATCAGAAGAGATCCTGAGCGATACCCTCATCTCGAAGAACCGGCTCGAGGCACTGGTGGACGGGGTTTTTGCCTTTGCCATGACCCTGCTTGTGGTTGGCTTAAGCGTTCCCACCATCCCCAAGGCCGAGGCTGCAACCGAACTGCCCGCGTACGTGGCCTCCATGTTCCCGCAGTTCCTCAGCTTCCTGATCGCCTTTTTTATCCTCGCCAGCCTCTGGATCGTCCACCACGAACACTTCCATTTTCTCCGGTCGGTTGACAAGATCGTGCTCTGGCTCAATATCCTGATCCTGATCTTCGTGGTACTGGTGCCGTTCTCCACCAACCTTTCCGGGGATTATCCGCATGTCCCAATCGCGCCCCTCATCTTCCATGCAAACATGCTGATACTCAGCACCCTTTTCCTTATCCACTGGCAGTATATCATCCGGCAGCCGGCCCTTCTCACCGGACCTATCCATCCCGACCGGATCCTGGATGCGGTCATGGACCGGGTCCCGATCATTGTTGCCGCCCTGGTCGGTATGGCCGTTGTCCTTGCAAACGGACCGATCTCTTCCATGTACATGTACCTGATCTTCCCGCTCCTGATGAGGATCGTGATGTGGTATATCCATTCCCGGCGGGCCGCAAAAAGGGCGTCCCCGGCCTGA
- a CDS encoding HD domain-containing protein — MSPKIIKDPVHGYVEVDEDILPLLDAPGIQRLRYIRQLGFSYLVYPGATHTRFEHSVGTMHLAGIACREFDLADDERRLVVAAALLHDVGHGPFSHASEPLMEAWLGRTHDDIAGIVEVQFGSLLEPLGISPGEIGDVVRGRHRLSGIIHGDLDVDRMDYLLRDAYYTGAPYGTVDAHRLIMNLHLTPDGVVLDENGINAAESLLIARTLMRPTVYYHHVSRIGECMFQLALLSHMATDPAGGFERICALDDGECMLDLRRSQSTLAREIAGRLYERRLYKRAVYAGQDQVNAAAFQTGWTLDRARDVAREIAETAGCRENDVLVDIPPPPGEMTLEVQVKNRDTTTGFAEFSPRLQMLNETRREQWRLGVYTLPEHRAAVADAATEILHVKKPTRQGTLF; from the coding sequence GTGAGTCCCAAGATCATCAAGGACCCGGTTCATGGCTATGTGGAGGTGGACGAGGATATCCTCCCTCTCCTCGACGCCCCCGGCATCCAGCGCCTGCGCTATATCCGGCAGCTCGGCTTTTCGTACCTTGTGTATCCCGGCGCCACCCACACGCGCTTTGAGCATTCGGTAGGCACCATGCACCTGGCCGGAATTGCCTGCCGGGAATTCGATCTTGCAGACGACGAGCGCCGGCTGGTGGTGGCCGCCGCCCTCCTCCATGATGTGGGACACGGCCCCTTCTCCCATGCAAGCGAACCTCTCATGGAAGCATGGCTCGGACGCACCCACGATGATATTGCCGGGATCGTGGAAGTGCAGTTCGGCTCGCTCCTTGAACCTCTCGGGATCAGCCCGGGCGAGATCGGAGATGTGGTCAGGGGCCGCCACCGGCTTTCGGGGATCATCCACGGGGATCTCGATGTAGACCGGATGGATTACCTGCTCCGCGATGCGTACTATACCGGTGCACCGTACGGCACGGTGGATGCCCACCGTCTCATTATGAACCTGCACCTGACACCTGACGGTGTCGTACTTGATGAAAATGGTATCAATGCCGCAGAATCCCTGCTCATTGCCCGGACCCTGATGCGCCCGACAGTATACTACCATCATGTCAGCCGTATCGGTGAATGCATGTTCCAGCTGGCCTTGCTCAGTCATATGGCGACCGATCCGGCCGGAGGCTTTGAACGTATCTGCGCCCTTGACGATGGGGAATGTATGCTTGACCTTCGGCGATCGCAAAGCACCCTTGCCCGGGAGATTGCCGGCAGGCTGTACGAACGACGGCTTTACAAACGGGCCGTGTATGCCGGGCAGGACCAGGTGAACGCGGCTGCATTCCAGACCGGCTGGACCCTGGATCGGGCCCGCGATGTGGCAAGGGAGATTGCCGAAACGGCCGGTTGCCGTGAAAACGATGTGCTGGTGGATATCCCGCCGCCTCCGGGGGAGATGACGCTTGAGGTACAGGTAAAGAACCGGGATACCACCACCGGGTTTGCAGAGTTCTCTCCCCGCCTGCAGATGCTCAATGAGACCCGGCGGGAGCAGTGGCGGCTGGGGGTGTATACCCTTCCGGAGCACCGGGCGGCAGTGGCCGATGCCGCCACAGAGATCCTGCATGTGAAAAAACCCACCCGTCAGGGTACCCTTTTCTGA
- the ruvC gene encoding crossover junction endodeoxyribonuclease RuvC, with protein MMVIGIDPGLARLGYGVIRAERGTAVPLCYGCLETRAGARPGERLLEISRGLASLFERYPPDALAVEKLFFSKNVTSAMGVSEVRGIVLLAAEERGIPVTEYTPNQVKQAVTGSGRADKAQVQQMITRLLRLHEVPQPDDAADALSIALCHIHVMR; from the coding sequence ATGATGGTCATTGGCATTGATCCGGGGCTTGCGCGGCTCGGCTACGGGGTGATCCGGGCGGAGCGGGGCACTGCCGTCCCCCTCTGCTACGGCTGCCTGGAGACCCGGGCCGGGGCCCGGCCGGGCGAACGCCTGCTGGAGATTTCCCGCGGCCTTGCCTCCCTGTTCGAACGCTATCCTCCTGATGCCCTTGCAGTGGAGAAACTCTTTTTTTCAAAGAACGTCACCTCCGCAATGGGGGTAAGCGAGGTCCGGGGGATTGTCCTCCTCGCCGCTGAGGAACGGGGGATCCCGGTCACCGAATATACGCCAAACCAGGTCAAGCAGGCAGTGACCGGATCGGGCCGGGCGGACAAGGCGCAGGTGCAGCAGATGATCACCCGCCTCCTCCGCCTCCACGAGGTACCGCAGCCGGACGATGCGGCGGACGCCCTTTCGATTGCCTTATGTCATATCCACGTCATGAGATAG
- the cofD gene encoding 2-phospho-L-lactate transferase, translating to MITFLSGGTGTPKLLRGMQKVTDRHEISVVVNTAEDIWISGNHISPDVDTVMYLFAGVLNTDTWWGIRNDTFVTHEEILHLGLGEYIAIGDRDRAVHIARGNMLREGMRLTNATRTLCERFGVRENVLPMSDTEVTTRVKTELGLIHYQEYWIRSRGQIRIEDVVRCSKVPPESSEEVIQAVEASDVVVIGPSNPITSITPILECKGIREAMEDKYVIAVSPFIGNVPVSGPAAALMQASGFEPTSAGTAACYKDLVDLFIHDIRDPVEMREAIRLDTLMTGEEKSIGLAEQILALAKRAKA from the coding sequence ATGATTACGTTCCTTTCCGGGGGCACCGGTACCCCCAAGCTGCTCCGCGGGATGCAGAAAGTGACGGACCGGCACGAGATCTCGGTCGTGGTCAATACCGCAGAGGACATCTGGATCTCCGGCAACCACATATCCCCCGATGTCGACACGGTCATGTACCTGTTTGCCGGGGTTCTCAATACCGATACCTGGTGGGGGATCAGAAACGACACTTTTGTCACCCACGAGGAGATCCTGCACCTGGGCCTGGGGGAGTACATCGCAATTGGCGACAGGGACCGGGCGGTGCATATTGCACGCGGGAACATGCTCCGTGAGGGAATGCGGCTCACGAATGCCACCCGGACCCTCTGCGAGCGGTTCGGTGTCCGGGAGAACGTACTCCCCATGTCGGATACCGAAGTGACTACCCGGGTAAAGACCGAGCTTGGTCTTATCCATTACCAGGAGTACTGGATCCGGTCCCGGGGCCAGATCCGGATCGAGGATGTGGTGCGCTGCTCAAAAGTCCCCCCAGAGAGCTCCGAAGAGGTGATCCAGGCAGTCGAAGCAAGCGATGTGGTGGTTATCGGTCCCTCCAACCCCATCACGAGCATCACCCCCATCCTCGAATGCAAAGGGATCCGGGAGGCCATGGAGGACAAGTACGTCATCGCCGTGAGCCCGTTTATCGGGAATGTCCCGGTCAGCGGCCCGGCTGCGGCCCTGATGCAGGCATCGGGTTTTGAACCGACCTCGGCAGGCACCGCAGCATGTTACAAGGATCTCGTCGATCTTTTTATCCACGACATCCGCGACCCGGTGGAGATGCGAGAGGCGATCCGGCTGGATACGCTGATGACCGGGGAAGAGAAAAGTATCGGGCTCGCAGAGCAGATCCTTGCCCTTGCAAAGAGGGCAAAAGCGTAA
- a CDS encoding PEGA domain-containing protein, with protein sequence MKRLLIVLALIACILIAGCTSIPAPAQEKGTLQFSSSPAGAQIYLDNQYQGTTPSTLTGVATGSHILEFRDAGYQSYITNITVASGTSNYYAALTLLASQTVQPTSAVTGGSVSQGSTSGIQPTLTIQAGQKTMTIGTAQAFTGTCTGSDTVLLYLSGPGAYTNGVLLAQVPVSVVNTWNYTWNPGYRIISGSYTLVALDKNKTVSATAPFSVVGGGSVSVIATPITTSPGGTVTLTGLCTTGSSGITLTLYGPGQLASGIQLATLTLNPDNTYSYSYTFDISRPAGTYTMTVSDLQHTASASTNIQLNN encoded by the coding sequence ATGAAGCGGCTTCTCATCGTTTTGGCCCTGATTGCCTGTATTCTTATTGCAGGATGCACCTCGATCCCGGCCCCTGCCCAGGAAAAAGGTACTCTGCAGTTTTCGAGCTCTCCTGCGGGAGCACAGATCTACCTTGATAACCAGTACCAGGGTACAACGCCCAGCACCCTCACCGGGGTTGCCACGGGATCCCATATACTTGAGTTCCGCGACGCCGGCTACCAGAGTTATATCACCAATATTACGGTCGCTTCAGGCACATCGAACTATTATGCAGCCCTTACTCTGCTCGCATCACAGACGGTCCAGCCGACATCGGCTGTGACAGGAGGATCAGTTTCCCAGGGTTCCACAAGCGGGATCCAGCCAACTTTAACGATCCAGGCAGGACAAAAAACAATGACCATTGGCACTGCCCAGGCATTCACCGGTACCTGCACAGGGAGCGATACCGTTCTTCTTTATCTCTCCGGCCCGGGCGCATATACCAACGGAGTACTACTTGCGCAGGTTCCTGTCAGTGTGGTTAATACCTGGAATTACACATGGAACCCGGGATACAGGATAATATCCGGCTCGTACACCCTCGTTGCCCTGGACAAGAATAAGACCGTTTCGGCTACCGCACCGTTCTCTGTTGTCGGGGGAGGCAGTGTCAGTGTCATTGCGACCCCCATCACAACAAGCCCCGGTGGGACCGTGACACTTACGGGCCTGTGTACTACAGGATCAAGCGGGATAACCCTGACGTTATACGGCCCGGGACAGCTGGCAAGCGGCATACAGCTGGCAACCCTGACCCTGAACCCGGACAATACGTATTCCTACAGTTACACGTTTGATATCTCCCGCCCGGCCGGCACGTATACAATGACCGTAAGCGATCTGCAGCACACTGCATCAGCGTCAACAAATATCCAGCTGAACAATTAG
- the ruvA gene encoding Holliday junction branch migration protein RuvA, producing the protein MIAYLEGTPAATGDRWVVLDVNGIGYRVHVPEPEVREIAGAGTKVKLHTYMAVREDAITLYGFLHESELELFTVIIGVSGIGPQIALNILSQISLEDFVLAILSGDEKSLTRISGIGPKGAKRLILELRDKMKKVQDAMTHTPAGRQDATLRDAASALVSLGFAEAASYDAVASAARGLAAPTVQEIVKAALRLLKEGEHR; encoded by the coding sequence ATGATCGCGTACCTGGAGGGGACACCGGCCGCGACCGGCGACCGGTGGGTCGTGCTGGATGTCAATGGTATCGGGTACCGGGTCCATGTGCCGGAACCTGAGGTCCGTGAGATCGCGGGTGCGGGCACAAAGGTAAAACTCCACACATACATGGCAGTGCGCGAGGACGCGATTACTCTCTACGGGTTCCTGCACGAGAGCGAACTCGAACTCTTTACGGTCATTATCGGCGTCTCGGGGATCGGCCCGCAGATCGCGCTCAACATCCTTTCCCAGATCTCCCTTGAGGATTTCGTGCTTGCCATTCTTTCTGGCGATGAGAAGAGCCTTACCCGAATCTCCGGCATCGGGCCGAAAGGTGCAAAGCGGCTGATCCTCGAACTCCGGGACAAGATGAAGAAGGTGCAGGACGCAATGACCCATACACCCGCCGGCCGCCAGGATGCAACCCTTCGCGATGCGGCAAGTGCTCTTGTCTCACTCGGGTTTGCCGAAGCGGCCTCGTACGATGCGGTTGCCTCTGCCGCACGGGGACTGGCTGCGCCCACGGTCCAGGAGATCGTAAAGGCCGCGCTCCGGCTCCTCAAGGAGGGAGAGCACCGGTGA
- the ftsA gene encoding coenzyme F390 synthetase: MPGYHNTATETMGRADLDALIDERIRYTVQYANEHSPFYRHWFRENGIDPAGIRVHEDLLTLPVITGKTIREHQPPATPDFSFLSSGWGDIFTIQETSGTSGTPKSFFLAWDDWRRYAEKYSRSFVSQGLGAGDRVVVCASYGMNVGANTMTLAARRIGMTIIPFGKCSFSSRVITAYRPTAIVGSVFKLLRLARRLEAEGLDPKETSLTRLIVGGESFADESREYLAGVWDCPVYNTYGSTEGTMCGECTAVSGLHVPEDLVHLDMYDPQMQDFVSDGSPGRAVLTTLLPKGAKAGMLLLNYDTEDTTTILSRTTCACGRTHMRITPPQREAEIVRIFGTPVNRVDIEASVFQHGNMEALTGEYEAFVYGGSAPGKVIIKTAMECPDPEKIDQRQVAETFTACLTRRRRTLAPFLADQSLVLEFSFVRPGGLELQVAKGRPRRLTDRRTA; this comes from the coding sequence ATGCCCGGCTACCACAACACCGCAACCGAGACAATGGGCAGGGCGGACCTGGACGCCCTGATCGATGAGCGGATACGGTATACGGTGCAGTATGCAAACGAGCATTCGCCGTTTTACCGGCACTGGTTCCGGGAAAACGGCATTGATCCCGCCGGGATCCGGGTCCACGAGGACCTCCTCACCCTGCCGGTTATCACGGGAAAGACCATCCGCGAGCACCAGCCGCCGGCAACACCGGACTTCTCGTTTCTCTCCTCAGGCTGGGGCGACATATTCACCATCCAGGAGACGAGCGGGACAAGCGGAACCCCCAAGAGTTTCTTTTTGGCCTGGGATGACTGGAGGCGGTATGCGGAAAAATATTCCCGGAGTTTTGTCTCGCAGGGGCTCGGGGCCGGGGACCGGGTAGTTGTCTGTGCATCGTACGGGATGAACGTGGGCGCAAACACCATGACCCTTGCGGCCCGGCGGATCGGCATGACCATCATCCCGTTTGGGAAATGCAGTTTTTCATCCCGGGTGATCACCGCGTACCGCCCCACCGCGATTGTGGGCAGCGTATTCAAGCTCCTCCGGCTGGCCCGGAGACTTGAGGCCGAGGGGCTTGACCCAAAGGAAACTTCGCTCACCCGGCTGATTGTCGGGGGAGAGAGTTTTGCAGATGAGTCCCGGGAATACCTGGCCGGTGTGTGGGACTGCCCGGTGTACAACACGTACGGCAGCACCGAGGGGACCATGTGCGGGGAGTGCACGGCAGTCTCGGGGCTCCACGTGCCCGAGGACCTTGTCCACCTTGATATGTACGATCCGCAGATGCAGGACTTTGTTTCCGATGGCAGTCCCGGGCGTGCGGTTCTTACCACCCTCCTGCCCAAGGGGGCAAAGGCCGGGATGCTCCTTCTCAATTACGATACGGAAGACACCACAACGATCCTCTCCCGCACCACGTGCGCCTGCGGCCGGACGCATATGCGGATTACCCCCCCGCAGCGGGAGGCCGAGATCGTCCGGATCTTTGGCACCCCGGTGAACCGGGTGGACATCGAGGCCTCTGTCTTCCAGCACGGGAACATGGAGGCACTCACCGGGGAGTACGAAGCATTTGTGTACGGGGGAAGTGCCCCGGGAAAGGTCATCATCAAAACGGCTATGGAATGCCCGGACCCGGAAAAGATCGATCAGCGGCAGGTAGCCGAGACCTTTACCGCCTGCCTTACACGGCGGCGGCGCACGCTCGCACCGTTCCTTGCCGACCAGTCCCTTGTTCTCGAATTCTCGTTTGTCCGGCCCGGGGGCCTTGAGCTGCAGGTAGCAAAGGGGCGGCCCCGGCGGCTGACCGATCGCCGTACGGCATGA
- a CDS encoding HEAT repeat domain-containing protein, producing MAIIKKILNIFKSGNREEEEARLRAQKERYENFLRALTSGDLDTRWNAVRSVGDLGEPFIEPLIGGLKDEFWIIRRGSADTLGKIGAPAVVPLIGALAEPGDDVRQETIRALQLIGEPAVTPLIQALKHNHPFIRRGAVQALGVMGETRAVPNIVETLRDADPWVRHEAAVALGRIGDPRAVTPLIEALNDPLEHVRMAAMATLCSLGQVSIEPLIQALVDKNEDVSRRAALALTTIGESAVEPLIAALASQNAGIRKEAAGILGQIGNTTAIPALIEKLSDPERQVRIEVVRALAALGVPAIAPLMQVFREGDVRMRTGAMEALWMLGQPATTPLIMVLKDDQSDVRKRAALLLGEIGDAKAADHLNGLLSDENVSVRREAFEALEMIKKRNNP from the coding sequence ATGGCGATCATTAAAAAAATACTCAACATCTTTAAATCCGGGAACCGTGAGGAAGAGGAGGCCCGGCTGCGTGCCCAGAAGGAGCGCTATGAAAACTTCCTCAGGGCACTGACCAGTGGCGATCTGGACACCCGCTGGAATGCAGTGCGCTCCGTTGGCGATCTCGGGGAACCGTTCATCGAACCGCTCATTGGCGGGCTTAAGGACGAGTTCTGGATCATCCGGCGGGGTTCTGCGGATACCCTGGGCAAGATCGGGGCACCCGCTGTCGTGCCTCTGATCGGGGCGCTTGCCGAGCCGGGCGACGATGTCCGGCAGGAAACGATCCGGGCACTCCAGCTGATCGGAGAACCGGCGGTCACTCCTCTTATCCAGGCTCTTAAGCATAACCACCCGTTCATCCGGCGCGGGGCGGTCCAGGCCCTCGGGGTCATGGGAGAAACCCGTGCGGTGCCCAACATCGTTGAGACCCTCAGGGATGCTGACCCGTGGGTCCGGCATGAAGCCGCAGTGGCCCTGGGGAGGATCGGGGATCCGCGTGCCGTCACCCCCCTGATCGAGGCCTTGAACGACCCGCTTGAGCATGTGCGGATGGCTGCAATGGCAACGCTCTGCTCGCTTGGCCAGGTATCGATCGAGCCCCTGATCCAGGCGCTGGTGGACAAGAACGAGGATGTGTCCCGCCGTGCAGCCCTGGCACTTACCACCATCGGAGAATCCGCGGTCGAGCCGCTGATAGCCGCACTGGCCAGCCAGAATGCGGGGATCCGCAAGGAGGCAGCAGGTATCCTTGGCCAGATCGGGAACACCACGGCCATCCCCGCACTCATCGAGAAACTCTCCGATCCCGAACGCCAGGTAAGAATCGAGGTTGTCAGGGCGCTTGCTGCGCTTGGCGTGCCTGCGATCGCCCCGCTCATGCAGGTCTTCCGGGAAGGGGATGTGCGGATGCGCACGGGTGCAATGGAAGCGCTCTGGATGCTTGGCCAGCCGGCAACCACACCGCTCATTATGGTTCTCAAGGACGACCAGAGCGATGTGCGCAAACGTGCGGCCCTCCTCCTCGGAGAGATCGGCGATGCCAAGGCCGCAGACCACTTAAACGGCCTGCTCTCCGATGAGAATGTCTCTGTCCGGCGCGAGGCGTTCGAAGCGCTGGAAATGATCAAGAAACGAAATAATCCATAA
- the ruvB gene encoding Holliday junction branch migration DNA helicase RuvB, giving the protein MSERVISPEPVPDDADEITLRPSTLEAFVGQEPAKNALRIAIAAARKRGEPIDHILFAGPPGLGKTTLAHIIAREMGAAIRTTTGPVLEKTGDMAAIATALQNGDVLFIDEIHRMNPVVEEILYPAMEDFFIDVMIGEGPSARSIKLTLERFTLIGATTRQGLLSSPFRDRFGLLIRLNLYSPEDLEKIVTRSAEILRIPITPKGAAVIASRSRGTPRIANRLLRRVRDYAVVEGDGTITAEIAGAGLALLQIDELGLDDIDRRILSVIAGDFGGGPVGAKTIAISVGEEVRTIEEVYEPYLIQIGFVKRTPQGRETTPAALAHLKLNHSQKTLF; this is encoded by the coding sequence GTGAGCGAACGGGTCATCTCCCCGGAGCCGGTCCCGGATGATGCCGACGAGATCACGCTCCGCCCCTCCACGCTCGAGGCTTTTGTCGGGCAGGAGCCGGCAAAGAATGCGCTCCGGATCGCGATCGCGGCGGCCCGGAAGCGTGGCGAACCCATTGATCATATCCTCTTTGCCGGTCCGCCGGGACTCGGGAAGACCACGCTCGCCCATATCATAGCACGGGAAATGGGGGCAGCGATCCGGACCACGACCGGCCCGGTGCTCGAAAAAACCGGTGACATGGCTGCCATTGCTACCGCGCTCCAGAACGGCGACGTGCTCTTTATCGACGAGATCCACCGGATGAACCCGGTGGTCGAAGAGATCCTGTACCCGGCCATGGAGGATTTCTTTATCGATGTGATGATCGGCGAGGGGCCCAGTGCCCGCTCGATCAAGCTTACCCTTGAACGTTTCACGCTGATCGGGGCCACAACCCGGCAGGGCCTTCTCTCCTCACCGTTCCGGGACCGGTTCGGGCTGTTAATACGCTTAAACCTGTATTCCCCGGAGGACCTGGAGAAGATCGTAACGCGGAGTGCAGAGATCCTCCGGATCCCGATCACCCCGAAGGGAGCAGCGGTGATCGCGTCCCGGAGCCGGGGCACTCCACGGATCGCAAACCGCCTTCTCCGCCGGGTCCGGGACTATGCCGTGGTGGAAGGGGACGGGACGATCACCGCGGAGATTGCAGGGGCCGGCCTTGCCCTGCTCCAGATCGACGAGCTGGGCCTTGACGATATAGACCGGCGCATCCTCTCGGTGATTGCCGGGGATTTTGGCGGCGGGCCGGTGGGCGCAAAGACGATCGCGATCTCGGTGGGTGAAGAGGTCCGGACCATCGAGGAGGTGTACGAACCCTACCTCATCCAGATAGGGTTTGTGAAGCGCACCCCGCAGGGCCGCGAGACAACACCGGCGGCCCTTGCACACCTCAAACTGAATCACTCGCAGAAGACCCTTTTTTAA
- a CDS encoding cobalamin B12-binding domain-containing protein — translation MSQARPLAVYHPVKLDRAGLSKEAFDRLRKDSPALFKESSAYQLARAEEDLADHLGALQDSLSTGRPALFLDYVRRACIFFSIRHLSPHYLPDSLLALREVIDEHLTGDLRVNADAFLKKGIAAARETPIVPPDCFDDRDPLSGTAREYLDALVKADRAPATTILADAAASGVSADDLSLRVLVPVLEETGRRWLVQETSVAEEHYISAAAAADLFRLNERARAEHPTVPRGKSVIVAAAEQDLHAIGMQMVAGFFERDGWDTYYIGPNTPAQSLIHAARDRKADVIALSCSMPAYLSALSYLIRSLRADPATAHAKILVGGRPFATDPPLWHQIGADGYAKDAAAAVAEAHRLTG, via the coding sequence TTGTCACAGGCGCGACCTCTTGCGGTATACCACCCGGTTAAACTGGACCGGGCCGGGCTTTCAAAAGAGGCCTTTGACCGGCTCCGGAAAGATTCCCCGGCGCTGTTTAAGGAGTCAAGCGCGTACCAGCTGGCCCGGGCAGAGGAAGACCTCGCAGATCACCTTGGTGCGCTGCAGGATTCCCTGTCCACCGGCAGGCCGGCCCTTTTCCTGGATTACGTACGGCGGGCCTGCATCTTTTTTTCTATCCGGCACCTCTCGCCGCACTATCTCCCGGACAGCCTCCTCGCACTGCGGGAAGTAATTGATGAGCACCTGACCGGGGATCTCCGGGTCAATGCTGATGCATTCCTGAAAAAAGGAATCGCAGCTGCACGGGAAACACCGATCGTACCTCCTGACTGTTTTGATGACCGCGATCCCCTGTCAGGAACCGCCCGGGAGTATCTCGATGCGCTGGTAAAAGCGGACCGGGCACCGGCCACAACGATCCTTGCCGATGCGGCAGCTTCCGGGGTTTCGGCGGATGATCTCTCCCTCCGCGTTCTTGTCCCGGTCTTAGAAGAGACCGGGCGGCGCTGGCTGGTGCAGGAGACAAGCGTAGCAGAGGAACATTATATCTCGGCTGCCGCTGCCGCCGATCTCTTCCGGCTCAACGAACGCGCCCGTGCAGAACACCCCACGGTTCCCCGGGGAAAATCCGTTATCGTTGCCGCAGCAGAGCAGGATCTCCACGCAATCGGGATGCAGATGGTTGCCGGGTTTTTTGAACGGGATGGCTGGGATACGTATTACATCGGGCCAAATACCCCGGCACAGAGCCTGATCCATGCGGCCCGTGACCGGAAAGCGGATGTAATTGCGCTCTCCTGTTCAATGCCCGCGTACCTTTCGGCACTCAGTTACCTGATCCGCTCGCTCCGGGCCGATCCGGCAACGGCACATGCAAAGATCCTTGTGGGCGGCCGCCCGTTTGCCACAGACCCGCCACTGTGGCACCAGATCGGGGCCGACGGGTACGCAAAAGATGCAGCCGCGGCAGTTGCAGAGGCACACCGGCTCACCGGATAG